The window GTCGTGATAAAAAGAACTTCTTAATTGAGGCAACCGCTTCAGATTCATCAACATATGGTCCCCAACTTAAAAACTTTACAACATCCATGTCTGAACCATATTCAAACATATCTTTAGCATCGGATACTTCAATATCTCTTAGCATGTAATTTTTAAAATAAATAACTGGTTGCTTCATTTAATACATCCTTTCTTATAAAAAAAACCGTCCTTAAATATGCTAAGGACGATCTAAATCGCGGTGCCACCTTAGTTCCAGTTGCCTGGCCCTCAAAAGTTTTATGGTTTCAAAAGTTGTCCCATGATTTTCCATTTCCAGTCTTTCACCTATCACTGGTCGCTATCAAAATTCCCAATCATTTCTTCTTTATCATTAACCTATTAACTTATTAATAATATTACCATTTTTAGAGCGTATAGTCAATAAAATACGGCTAAACTCCTTATTGTTTTTAACAAAAAAAGGCTTATAAAAGCCTCTTAAAGTTTTGAGTTAAAGTCTTTTAGACGATTTTTAATATCTTGTTTGTAATAATTCATTGTAACTTCAAACACAACTTGTACTGGAACTGATAAAATTGCTCCAATAATGCCGAAGAATGCTTGACCAAGTAAAACAAATGAAATGGTGGCAATCGGATTTAAACGTAGCTTTGTTTGATATATTTTTGGATTAATTACATAAGCATCTAATTGTGGGAATACAATTGTAAATATTGCTAACCCAATCATACCATATGCTGCATTTGGTACAGTCATGATAATCACTGCAGTAAATAGTATTGAGAAATAACCTCCAAAATAAGGAATAAGTGATAAAATTGCCGCAACAATTGCAACCAATGGCACAAATGCTAAGAATTCAGGGAAGAAAATCGATAAGATTAGCATTAATCCACCATATTCTAGTGCTTGAATACCTGCAATAATTACTTCTGCCCACAGATAATTGGTTAATTCTCTATCTAATTGGCGAACAAATTGAAATGCTTTTGGTTTTAATGTATCTTCTAAATACTCTTTAATTTCTTTTTTAATTCTTGGAAAGGTTAATAAGAAAATAATTCCTACTACAACAATAACCGCACTGTTAATAATTGCTTGCCAAACACTTTCTACTGTCCCTCCACTAGCAGTGAAGAAATTAGAAATTTTATTTACTAGATCTTGAACAAAGTCTTTTGCATAACTTGTAACACCAGATGTATCTACATTTAGAATGGTCCCAATTTGTTCCATAATACGCTCAACCCCAATGGTTAAGTCACCAATATTATCTACAGCCGGTTTCAAAATGCCAAATACTAAGTAAATAAAGAATCCAACAATGAGTGAATAAACAAAGATAATACCTAACCAACGAGGAATCTTACGCTTTTGTAAGAAAGTAAGTGTTGGATTTAATATATATGCCAGTGTGAAGGCAATAATTAATGGTAATAACGCTGTTAAAGCTTTAAATATAAAACGGTCAACACTTGGCCATATGAAAATCATGATAACAATTATCATTAGTAAAATAAGAATATTCAACAATCTCGTGTTTAACTTATTTTTCATATTACTCCAATTCGTAAAGTAAATTTAATGGACCATCATATTCAGCTTGAATGATCATATGAGCACCAAATTGTCCTGTTTGAACGCGGTGTCCAAGTTTTCTTAAACATTCAACAAAGTGAAGATAAATTGGAAGTGCTTGATCACCTTTTGCAGCTTTTGTAAAGCTTGGACGATTATTGTTTGAAGCATCCCCATAGAGTGTAAACTGTGAAACGACTAAGATTTCTTGCGTCTTAGGATCTAACTTTAAGTTCATTTTACCATCTTCATCATGAATTAATCTCATGGTATTCAATTTATTTGCACATTTTTCTGCTAATGCTAAAGTATCTGTGTCTTTTACACCAAAGTAAACAATATACCCGCTGCCAATATTTGCAATTTCTTT of the Acholeplasma hippikon genome contains:
- a CDS encoding AI-2E family transporter → MKNKLNTRLLNILILLMIIVIMIFIWPSVDRFIFKALTALLPLIIAFTLAYILNPTLTFLQKRKIPRWLGIIFVYSLIVGFFIYLVFGILKPAVDNIGDLTIGVERIMEQIGTILNVDTSGVTSYAKDFVQDLVNKISNFFTASGGTVESVWQAIINSAVIVVVGIIFLLTFPRIKKEIKEYLEDTLKPKAFQFVRQLDRELTNYLWAEVIIAGIQALEYGGLMLILSIFFPEFLAFVPLVAIVAAILSLIPYFGGYFSILFTAVIIMTVPNAAYGMIGLAIFTIVFPQLDAYVINPKIYQTKLRLNPIATISFVLLGQAFFGIIGAILSVPVQVVFEVTMNYYKQDIKNRLKDFNSKL
- the dtd gene encoding D-aminoacyl-tRNA deacylase → MLVARVNHAKLEVEGKEIANIGSGYIVYFGVKDTDTLALAEKCANKLNTMRLIHDEDGKMNLKLDPKTQEILVVSQFTLYGDASNNNRPSFTKAAKGDQALPIYLHFVECLRKLGHRVQTGQFGAHMIIQAEYDGPLNLLYELE